The genomic stretch ccctgggcaccactaCAGGTGGTTGTCCTTCACAGACATAagaagaatttccccacagggattaatgaaagtgtcaattattattattttagctaTGCGATCTGGACCTTGGTCATTTTTTTAGAACTGAAAGGAATTATGAAGTTAAATATCACTATATCACAATATTCCTCTGAGACAAGTGCATGCTTAATTCAGCTGAGACTTGTTACCATTCGGTAAGACAAACAATGATCGTTATGCAATTATCTGTAAGAAACGTTCAAAGCAATTACCTGCTATAGTTGTCCAGACAAAAGGCAATTGTTAGAAATGTGTGATCACTATTTGCATCTGACTGATCATGTGACCTTTACCTGTAATGGCATTGGTTGGGGATTgtactctggatcgaatcccgCATGGGTGTTATGTCTATGCTCTTTGTTCAGTGCGACTGTTACCTGCAACACTCTGAAGCTCCGTATCTCTGTCCATCTCCCTCAGTACGATGCCGTCCGTCTGACCCAGCTGTACGAACAGGCCCGGTGGGCCCTCCTCCTGGAGGACATTGACTGCACAGAGGAGGAGATGATGCTGTTTGCTGCCCTGCAGGTGATAGAAGGAGCTTCATTATCTTAGTATGCAGAAGAAACAACATCACCCGGCAGGCATATGTTAACTCGCAGTGCTATGTTATCACGAACTCCGTGTTTTCAGAAGAGATCAGATATAGTCAGATCAATTTGATAATATATGTGATTAAAAATAATGCCCTACCACtaaaaataagaagaaacaGAGTAACACTTCAaataacactttctatgaatgccatgtgtgtaagaatctatgaacacattcataacacattataatgcatgcaTAAcccattataaacatggctataaatatttataaaaaagcaGAACATATTAtttccatgtttattatgcatcatGAGTGCTTTATGAAgcatctgtaatgcactatggacaccttcataatgcaggacaaagcatccttaattttTGTAGCAACTATTAAATGacaaatcatttatttgtacaagtatgagtacaggtACTTTGGAATTCTTCTCTTTGCCTGGTCCATCTTGCTTTCTgttgccttggggggggggggatcaccaTGTAGGGTCAGCCAATGGTCGGTACCTCTAGAgctgtgagggggaggggcattaGGCACTTGCTTAAGGGGCCATGGACATGTGACAGTTATACCAAGGCTGGGGTTTGaatcagtgaccttctgatcaagGAATCAGAGGCTTAGCCTACAGATTCACTCATGACCCCCATTGCATaattcattatgaaggtatctatggTACATTATAGatgaagtattataattatatacttatatataattatatatattatatattatatattataatgccttatgactgtcaatagaagatgctgtaatgcttcaTTAAGTTTCacaccaaccattataatgcactatgaaggtatctatagtgcattatagatgaagtattataattaacattataatgccttatgcctgtcaatagaagatgctgtaatgcttcaTTAAGTCTCacaccaaccattataatgtattacgaaggtatctatagtgcattatagatgacaacttcaagtaaagtgtcatcaaaaaacattttctgaaGGAAGGATAATAATGACAGATTTGGTGTCTCTCACGCAGTACCACATCAACAAAGTCTCACAGTCAGAGCCCCAGGCCATGATGACTTGTCCAGCAATGGATGACCTAGAATCCGCCCTGCAGTCCTTGGAGGTCAAAATGGAAGGCGAGAGCAGCTCCATGGATATGCTGGTCAGTCAGTCGGCTCTTCCACCATGTTATCATCCACTAGCATAAGAGACTCACCAGTAACAGAGAACAAAGGAGATCATACTTGGAGTAGTAACACTGATGAACTATCGTGTTTTTCTAATTAAAGGTAAGTGGTTCTTGGACATGTGTACTTGTATTACAAATATGACTGTAATACTGTATGCCATAAATATTTTGGGTAACTACTTCAAGGAGCACAAagaatgtagtagtacactcttacttaatgcattaattaactagaaattaagtgttagttacatactgatcccatgttggTTAATAATTAATCATAACAGTTCATATATTTCATGcatactatatttgttcatgattcgTGCATGACTAGTActtgagttactaagttacttgtgccgtCTCAAGTGAAGTGTTGCAAAAGATTCACTGTTAACAGAGGGCAAAGGAGTTGGTGACTGGGGAATAACACCAGTGAATGATCATGCTTTTCTAATTAAACAGGAAACCATGACAGCTCCTGAACTGCATGACTACTTGAAGATATTTCGGTAAAACttgataataaaatattatgcaAACAAATGATTTCACAAGTCAACTGACATTACCGATGTTTCCCTAGCtgaatgtgtctgtctgtgttagCTAAGGTTTATGCTTCAAATACAAGTCAACAAAACATTATACGGAGAAAACATATATAggttattcatttttttccttctctttcTCTGACGCTGATGCAGACCGAAGAGGCTGACACTCAAAGGATATAAGCAGTACTGGTTTTCATTTAAGGACACTTCAATCTCTTACTTCAAGAGCAAAGAGGAAAGCATTGGAGAACCCATTCAGAAGATGGATCTAAAGGGTACTGAACACAAACACGGTTTCTCTGTCTTTGTGAGGGATTCACACAGACACaatttttaaaagaatgaaTCCTAATGCCTCAAATAAACAGGCCCAGAatattcagctttttttttaaaaaaatctatctACTCACACTGTAAGGGACATACTGACACTCAGGGCTGGACAAGGACATATCATTTGCATTGAGACTAACATATCATCttgtgtgacacacacacattccaaaTTAGAACTGGAACATGTGAGTGACACTTCGTGCTTCACCAGGCTGTGAGGTCGCGGGCGATGTCAATGTGGCGGGCCAGAAGTTCTGCATCAAGCTCTTGATCCCGAGTCCAGAGGGCATGAACGAAGTGTATCTCCGCTGTGAAAATGTGAGAGGGCGACGCCCATTTATGACTAAAGTGAATGACTTCGGAGTCATATGGGTGGATCTCAGGAACATGCCGCACACCcacaaactttatttgaaaatCCTATAATCCCCCTGTTAAGCTGGTTTTTAGTTCATAAAATTTTAAACGCAGAAGTTTTTCTATATCCTGAGAGATATTTAGTCTTTAATATCTGTTAGCTATTAGCAATTCTTTAGCAGATGCTGTCATTCAAAGTTTACAATATTACACCAGACTATAGAACTGGGTattgttgagaaaatgattttatagATTAAAGGTAAGTGGTAAGTGATCACAGCAGCTGTAGCTCTGCGGTATGGATCAGCAAACTTTTGGTTAGTTCACATTCTTAACCAGcagacatgcccccccccacacacagagactCATGGGTACATCCTGCCCCCAACAGGAGCAGCAGTATTCCCGCTGGATGGCTGCCTGTCGGCTTGCCTCCAAGGGCAAGAACCTGGCGGACAGCTCCTTCACCAGCGAGGTGGAGAATATCCAGAACTTCCTCACCATGCAGCGCACCAACCCTGGCACCACTTCCGCCCAAGCCGACGACAACATCAACACCCACAGCCTGGTCTCCCCCCGCTACCAAAAGAAGTACAAGACCAAGCAGGTCTGATATGATCCTACACTCATGAAAATTAATTCTTTTACTGTTTTATAACTATGTTGCAGCATGATGGGGAAAAGGTTTCTAAGGTCACTCCTTCCTTATACTGAATAATTCCTACGAATTATTCAGTATTCATATCTCTCCGAAATCCTTGAGCTGACTGATAAAAAATGATTTGAATGATTCAGGATGTAACATAAATCCCACCCTGAGCTCCACTGACAGCTAAATCTCCCTCCTCCAGTTAACCCCTCGCATCCTGGAGTCCTATCAAAATGTGGCGCAGCTCTCCCTAACTGATGGCATCCAGAAGTTCCTGCAGATCTGGCAGGCACTGCCTGACTTTGGGGTGTCCTACTTCGTGGTGAGGTAGGCTGGATGTCCTAGGACCACATACTTCCTAGGACCACATACTTCCCAGTTCTAAGTCTAAATTAGTCTCATCGGTAAATGTAAAAGATTTGGAATATGTTTAGCTTAGGGGTGACACAAACTCATGgggcgatggtggtgcaggaggtagtgctaccgttcAGCTACCGGAGGGCTGCAGGTTCAagccccgggtcctcctgactccatcgaagtgtccttgagcaagacactgaactccaaattgctcccggtgagctggttggtGCCTTGCGTGGCAGCCTCcaccaccggtgtgtgaatgttagtgtggatgggtgaatgtgaggcataactgtaaagcgctttggtactcgtaagagtagtaaaTAGCACtttataaatgcagtccatatTGTACAGTTTACAGAAAGTCAGTCAGCTATAAGAAAGTGATGTACACATAGCCCTGTTGTGTGTGCAAACCGGTACCAACCAACATCAGAGACGCAGAAGACAAATGTACCACAATAGAAGGAGAAACATTATCACGATTGTATGAAATCTTGCCACTACATGAGGttcatgtccaaataatacctgcaTTTCATTATTGACCGATATAAATTCCAGATATACTGTAGTATTTTCgttaccactttacaataaggctcccctttgccacttgtaaatggcagtaactcattaataaaaagaaaacagtgttAAAACTTGTTTAACATTGTctattaataaccagattataaactaTTCATAAACTCTATATATgagtagccttattgtaaagtggcaccatATTTTCTGCTTATTCCATTCACAAGCACGTTGGCAGGTAAGGTTTAACACATAGGTTTGACAGATGAAGTCAAGATATAGTGTAGTGTTATGTTCAGGGGACAAAATCATCTCCAGGCACCCAGTTTGGCATGATCTGCTTTATGCATTACAACAGAGGGCTAAAGaagtgattccccccccccaggtttaaGGGCAGTCGGAAAGACGAGGTCCTCGGCATCGCTAACAACCGGCTGATCCGCATAGACCTGGGTGTCGGGGATGTAGTGAAGACctggcgctacaacaacatgaGGCAGTGGAACGTCAACTGGGACATCCGGCAGGTGGGCTGCACTTCTCTATATCAGAGGGGCCACAAGCCATGGGAGCGTTTCTGATAGTGGGAGGGATGTGGGAGGGATGTGGGGGGATGTGGGAGGGATGTACAACCCCAGACTCATGGACCCAATACATTGGCAGTAATGAGTCTGGATGAACGCTTCTGTTAGTATATTCACTTTTGTTTGAAAAGCCTTgggcttaattctgtaaaaatgctgcaaatttattggttccATAACAAAATTCCACTGGTGAGCAACGTTTAACACATCTGCAAATATGTTCCGCACAGATACCTTATTTTCATTAAGTGTCATCATTTTCAGACAGAcccattcagttctgttcttgccattttgctattaattgcaattgtcattggctcccaaagggatactaaacacaaatatttggtgtatatatatatatatatatatacacacacacacacgtatgtatgtatgtttgtatgtatggaAGCTTCTGAGAACCATCCCTAAGGTCACATCAGAGGCTAAGCGCTAAGCTTCTGCTGTGGTTTGAGGAGTAACTCCTGACTGTTATATGCTTACAGTCAAACACTCTGCAACCTTTAACTTCAATATAGCACTATACACTAGTTCAGTGTTTCCtagtccggtccttggggacccacagccagtccaggtctttgttccctcccagctccctaccaggagcaaaaacgtgggctgtcTGTGGGTCGCCGAGGacaggattgggaaacactacacTAGTTGATTGAATACAGTGCATTCCGTTCTGGTTAAGTTAACCTGATACTTTCTTACACGGAGCAAACCCATGGCTAAAAAAACAAAGTGATTATGGTTGCTGCACAACTCAATATGCATCTTCAGCAGTAAGGTTGACTCACATTCAAATAACAACATGATCCTTTAATCATGTTCATGTCTTCATTTGAGGTTTGTGCTATATACTACAGTAGCAGCAAGTTGGATACACAGTTGTTAATAACACTCACCCTGGTATCCGGTTACTCACCTCCACCCTTCCCATGTTCCTCCAGGTGGCCATTGAGTTTGACGGCAATGTGAACATAGCCTTCAGCTGCGTGACGGCGGACTGCAAGATTGTGCACGAATACATTGGCGGCTACATATTTATGTCCACCCGCGCCCGTGAACAGAGCGACACCCTCAATGAGGAGATGTTCCACAAGCTAACCGGGGGACACGAGGCCTTATGAAAATGCAGCGACCTCAGTCACATCTCCGTTCTCCAGCGGCCTTGATTTTCTGCTGAAGCATTCACAAGCTACCAGTCACAgggtttcatttttttgtcatttttgtttctATATCAGCATCATTAAGAATGTTTAATCTGTGTCTATTTATAAATGATTTGCGGTTTAACACTTGCAGTGATGGAGGAGAACGGTTTAGATGTTCAACTGTATGTAGCGTTTGCATTTTCgcacctaataataataattaaaaaacagcaTCCAAACTGATGGACATGTCGGTTATCATGAGGTGATACATTCTGCAACTTCACGATTTTTTATGGGTTCTAGTAAtggcatttaattaatttcctGAAGGGCTGGCATGGATTAGGTTTTGCTGATTCATGTTTGGCCGATAAACTAGAGCTTAGAGAACATTATGTTACAGGGATACTGCTGAATTGAGTCTGCTGAATGCAGAAACCAATCTTTCATTGAAAACGTTTGAAAGTTTGAAAGTAAATTAGAGTGATTTGCacctgaaacaaaatgaaatgatgTACTATAAAGGCAATATTAAAATGCTTGGAGAATTACGCTGACAACTGATAATACAGCTCATATTTAGGTGTCTAAAAATATCAAACTGCTCTAAAATAAATTATAACAAAATATGCTTACATTTTAACATATAATCTATTACTCAAATATTTAACTATGAACTGTAGAATTACAACTACAGTTGGAATTATCTGGATTTCTACATGAAAGGCTCCTAATATTTGACATGATCTTTATTCAAGTCATAATAAAGTCTTATTTAACATACAGCACCTAGAACATTCTATATTGTTGTGAGTTTTTTGAATGAATGCTTTAAATCCAGGTCACTGATGTATGTGAATATTTAGTGGAACCTCCTTCATTTGCCTTAACCAAAAGCTTTCAGTATCTTATAACCATATCTGTGCAGTGATTAGGAGGAATTTCTGCCAATTCCTCTGAACAACACTGCTTCAGgcaatgcatgtttttggatcTCTTATTTCTACAGTCTGCTGCAGATCACTGGATAGCATTTAGAGGTGACTGAGGTCAGGAACCTATCTTGTTCATTGTTGCTGATTTACTCCTGTGTTTTGGATCATTTTGCATGACCCAACTTCTGAGTATGGGATCCCAGCCCAATGCTCTGAAATCTATCTGTAGTATTTCCTtgtatacactatatggacaaaagtattggaacaCGCCATCATTGAATATAGAtgcttcattcagacccattgccacaggtgtataaaatcaagcacctagcaaTGCAGTCAGGGTTACAAACATTTGTGCAGGAATGGGTCATTCAGatgagctcagtgaattcaggtatggtgctgtcataggatgctacctttgcaataagtcagtttgtgaaatttcttccctgctagatattccacggtca from Paramormyrops kingsleyae isolate MSU_618 chromosome 10, PKINGS_0.4, whole genome shotgun sequence encodes the following:
- the fermt3b gene encoding fermitin family homolog 3, with translation MAVWDLSVTVEELGVEAPPLSISVTSDLHIGGVILKIAEMTQIKMDWSDHALWWEQKQQWLLRPAWTLDKCGIHADARLTFIPQHKPLRVGLPNGAVVRLRACFSGPLFHSIIGICRILNIRHPEELSLLRPVEEKKKKKDKETQEQVYDLTEVPLTVGNISSLQNGMPVHFAISPETEAAYKMLSVSQPPPAPETIAKMYRPASVVDKAHIHSRWLDSSRSLMQQGIQENDKLSLRFKYYNFHELEPKYDAVRLTQLYEQARWALLLEDIDCTEEEMMLFAALQYHINKVSQSEPQAMMTCPAMDDLESALQSLEVKMEGESSSMDMLETMTAPELHDYLKIFRPKRLTLKGYKQYWFSFKDTSISYFKSKEESIGEPIQKMDLKGCEVAGDVNVAGQKFCIKLLIPSPEGMNEVYLRCENEQQYSRWMAACRLASKGKNLADSSFTSEVENIQNFLTMQRTNPGTTSAQADDNINTHSLVSPRYQKKYKTKQLTPRILESYQNVAQLSLTDGIQKFLQIWQALPDFGVSYFVVRFKGSRKDEVLGIANNRLIRIDLGVGDVVKTWRYNNMRQWNVNWDIRQVAIEFDGNVNIAFSCVTADCKIVHEYIGGYIFMSTRAREQSDTLNEEMFHKLTGGHEAL